The Flavobacteriales bacterium genome includes a region encoding these proteins:
- the groL gene encoding chaperonin GroEL (60 kDa chaperone family; promotes refolding of misfolded polypeptides especially under stressful conditions; forms two stacked rings of heptamers to form a barrel-shaped 14mer; ends can be capped by GroES; misfolded proteins enter the barrel where they are refolded when GroES binds), translating into MAKEIKFNSEAREGLKAGVDALANAVKVTLGPKGRNVVIGKQFGPPHITKDGVSVAREIELEDELQNMGASMVKEVASKTADVAGDGTTTATVLAQSIITTGLKNLTAGANPMDLKRGIDKAVTAIVSNLKSQSKEVGDSIEKIEQVGTISANNDHSIGKLIAEAMERVGKEGVITVEEAKGTETTVDVVEGMQFDRGYLSPYFVTNTEKMEAELENPFILLYDQKISAMKDLLPVLEPVAQSGRPLLIIAEDIDGEALTTLVLNRIRGSLKVAAVKAPGFGDRRKAMLEDLAILTGGVVISSEQGYSLETATIDMLGTAERVNIDKDHTTVVNGAGDENNIKNRVNQIKAQFEASSSDYDKEKLQERMAKLAGGVAVMYVGAASEIEMKEKKDRIDDALHATRAAVEEGIVPGGGVALVRALESLESVSAENDDEKVGIEIVSRAVEEPLRQIVANAGGEGSVVINKVREGKEDFGYNAKNDTYTDMYEAGIIDPTKVTRVALENAASVAGMFLTTECVLVNLPEKDDHSHPPMGGGMPGMM; encoded by the coding sequence ATGGCAAAAGAAATAAAATTTAATAGCGAAGCAAGAGAAGGTCTTAAAGCAGGTGTTGATGCATTGGCAAACGCCGTAAAAGTCACTCTTGGACCTAAAGGAAGAAATGTGGTAATTGGAAAACAATTTGGACCCCCACATATTACAAAAGACGGAGTATCAGTAGCTAGAGAAATAGAACTAGAAGATGAGCTTCAAAATATGGGAGCTTCTATGGTAAAAGAAGTTGCCTCAAAAACTGCTGATGTTGCAGGAGATGGAACTACTACAGCCACTGTTTTAGCCCAATCTATCATTACAACTGGACTTAAAAACCTTACTGCTGGAGCAAATCCAATGGATCTAAAAAGAGGTATTGACAAAGCGGTAACAGCAATTGTTTCAAACCTAAAGAGCCAATCTAAAGAAGTAGGTGATAGTATTGAGAAAATAGAACAAGTAGGTACTATTTCTGCGAATAATGATCATTCTATAGGTAAACTTATTGCCGAAGCCATGGAGCGTGTAGGTAAAGAAGGTGTGATCACAGTAGAAGAAGCAAAAGGAACAGAAACTACGGTGGATGTTGTAGAAGGAATGCAATTTGATCGTGGATATCTTTCTCCATATTTTGTAACAAATACAGAGAAAATGGAAGCCGAATTAGAGAATCCATTTATTCTTTTGTATGACCAAAAAATATCAGCAATGAAAGACCTTCTTCCTGTATTAGAGCCTGTTGCTCAGTCAGGTAGGCCACTTTTGATTATTGCAGAAGATATTGATGGAGAAGCACTTACAACACTTGTTTTAAACAGAATAAGAGGTTCACTAAAAGTAGCTGCTGTAAAAGCTCCTGGATTTGGAGATCGAAGAAAAGCGATGTTAGAAGACTTAGCAATCTTAACAGGTGGTGTAGTTATTTCATCGGAACAAGGTTACTCTCTTGAAACGGCAACCATCGATATGCTTGGAACGGCTGAAAGAGTGAATATTGATAAAGATCATACCACTGTTGTAAACGGAGCTGGAGATGAAAACAATATCAAAAACCGTGTAAACCAAATAAAAGCTCAATTTGAAGCCAGTTCTTCAGATTATGATAAAGAAAAACTACAGGAACGCATGGCAAAACTAGCTGGTGGAGTTGCTGTAATGTATGTGGGAGCTGCTTCAGAAATTGAAATGAAGGAGAAGAAAGATCGTATTGACGATGCACTTCATGCTACCCGTGCTGCCGTGGAAGAAGGAATTGTTCCTGGTGGTGGTGTTGCTCTTGTGAGAGCTTTGGAATCATTAGAATCTGTTTCTGCCGAAAATGATGATGAAAAAGTGGGAATCGAGATTGTTTCTCGTGCAGTAGAAGAACCTTTAAGACAAATTGTAGCCAACGCTGGTGGTGAAGGTTCTGTTGTTATCAACAAAGTACGTGAAGGAAAAGAAGATTTTGGATATAATGCCAAAAATGATACTTATACAGATATGTATGAAGCAGGAATTATCGACCCAACGAAAGTAACTCGTGTGGCTCTTGAAAATGCAGCATCTGTAGCAGGAATGTTCTTAACTACTGAATGTGTTTTGGTAAATCTTCCAGAAAAAGATGACCATAGTCATCCTCCAATGGGAGGCGGAATGCCAGGAATGATGTAA
- a CDS encoding efflux RND transporter permease subunit: MLRRILLFSLQNRAVVLLVSLFLTLGGSWIAKNMNVDVFPDLTAPSVTILTEAHGLEAEEVEKLVSFPLETAMMGSPNVRRIRSSSANGISIVWVEFDWGTDIYKARQIVSERIPLVEENLPEDIGTPTMGPISSIMGEVMTVGVSSDSINPKELRTIADWVIRPRIKSIPGIANVIVLGGELKQYQVLVDPAKLMHYKIGISEVLQKVKESSKNAPGGILNEFGNEYIIKGTGRIYDIQELEESLVKMIGNQPVKIKDIAQVKIGHSDKIGDGSVNGNPAVILTISKQPDVNTLALTKELDQVIDDLKRNLPEGIELNNQIFRQANFIQTSIDNLKNTLLEGAFFVVIILLVFLMNWRTTIISLLAIPLSLLVSLLVLNLLGYTLNTMSLGGMAIAIGALVDDAIIDVENVFKRLRENYLKPKEEKLPVLKIIEEASLEIRSSIIIATLIIIVSFIPLFFLSGMEGRLLQPLGIAFVTSILTSLIVAVTVTPVLSFYLLKSDRALKNQAKGTFVERWLQKVYQKTLQFVLKVPKLILLFSVLAFALSMGVFQKLGRSFLPEFNEGSIVISVVGIPGTNLEESNKIGGVMEDLLRAKPEVKQISRRTGRAELDEHAQGVHAAEIDVLFELSDGKTKDEFFEEVRETLSIIPGVNITLGQPIGHRIDHMLSGTRANIAIKIFGEDLSELFTIGKKVESAIGDIVGIADLAVDQQIEVPQLKIVPNRQMLSAYGLTMTDFLTQMDIALAGEKAGNIFEGQKYHDLIVRLDKKSRDEQSEFESVPIFLPDGNYINLGQIAEIKSISSPVSVSRENIQRKIVVSANVQNRDLKSVVEEIRTTIQSEIELPKNYRIEYGGQFESEAKASQMLTLTAILAVLIILFLLYYEFQNIKLALIVLLNLPLSLIGGILIIYFNSGIVDIAATIGFISLFGIATRNGILLVSKYEELKKSGMRNKELIIKGALDRLNPILMTTFTTGLALIPLALKAGEAGNEIQSPMAIVILGGLMSSTILNLLVVPVVYSIWKPKVV, translated from the coding sequence ATGTTAAGAAGAATTTTACTTTTTTCGCTTCAGAACCGAGCAGTGGTTTTGTTAGTGAGTTTGTTTCTTACTTTGGGAGGAAGTTGGATTGCAAAAAATATGAATGTAGATGTGTTTCCTGATCTCACCGCACCCTCTGTTACCATTCTTACGGAAGCACATGGATTGGAAGCCGAAGAGGTGGAAAAACTAGTGAGTTTTCCTTTGGAAACGGCCATGATGGGATCTCCAAACGTAAGAAGAATTCGCTCTTCTTCCGCCAATGGAATCTCAATAGTTTGGGTGGAATTTGATTGGGGAACGGATATCTACAAGGCAAGACAGATTGTGAGTGAACGAATTCCTTTGGTAGAAGAAAATCTTCCAGAAGACATCGGAACCCCCACAATGGGTCCTATTTCTTCGATTATGGGAGAGGTGATGACCGTAGGAGTCAGTTCTGATTCCATTAATCCAAAAGAATTGAGAACCATTGCAGATTGGGTTATTCGTCCAAGAATAAAATCTATTCCAGGAATTGCCAATGTAATTGTACTAGGTGGAGAGCTGAAACAGTATCAGGTTTTGGTAGATCCTGCAAAACTCATGCATTATAAAATAGGAATTTCCGAAGTACTCCAAAAGGTAAAAGAAAGTAGTAAAAATGCACCTGGAGGAATACTCAATGAATTTGGAAATGAGTATATTATTAAAGGTACTGGAAGGATTTACGATATTCAAGAACTGGAGGAATCTTTGGTAAAAATGATTGGAAATCAGCCTGTGAAAATAAAAGATATTGCTCAAGTAAAGATTGGACATTCTGATAAAATAGGAGATGGGTCGGTCAATGGAAATCCCGCTGTGATCCTCACAATTTCTAAACAGCCCGATGTAAATACACTTGCTTTAACGAAAGAATTAGATCAAGTTATCGACGACTTAAAGAGGAATCTTCCTGAAGGCATTGAATTGAACAATCAAATTTTTAGACAAGCCAATTTTATTCAAACCAGTATTGATAACCTAAAAAATACCCTTTTGGAAGGTGCTTTTTTTGTTGTGATTATTCTTTTAGTGTTTTTAATGAATTGGCGAACGACAATTATTTCATTATTAGCCATTCCGCTTTCTCTTTTAGTTTCTCTATTGGTTTTGAATCTATTGGGTTACACTTTAAATACAATGAGTCTGGGAGGTATGGCAATTGCCATTGGAGCCCTTGTGGACGACGCAATTATTGATGTAGAAAATGTGTTTAAACGCTTGCGAGAAAATTATTTGAAGCCAAAAGAAGAAAAACTCCCAGTCTTAAAAATCATTGAAGAAGCTTCTTTAGAAATTCGAAGTTCTATTATTATAGCTACACTGATCATTATTGTGTCTTTTATACCGCTCTTCTTTTTGAGTGGAATGGAAGGAAGATTACTTCAGCCTTTGGGGATCGCTTTTGTAACTTCTATACTCACCTCATTGATTGTAGCGGTTACCGTAACACCTGTGTTATCTTTTTATTTACTAAAAAGTGATCGAGCATTGAAAAATCAAGCAAAAGGAACATTTGTAGAGCGTTGGTTACAAAAAGTGTATCAGAAAACGCTGCAATTCGTTCTTAAAGTTCCAAAACTGATTTTACTTTTCTCTGTACTGGCTTTTGCTTTGAGTATGGGAGTTTTTCAAAAACTTGGACGTAGTTTTTTACCTGAATTTAATGAAGGTTCTATCGTGATAAGTGTGGTAGGAATTCCGGGGACAAATCTTGAAGAAAGTAATAAAATAGGAGGGGTGATGGAGGATTTGCTCCGTGCTAAGCCTGAAGTAAAACAAATTTCAAGAAGAACGGGTAGAGCAGAGCTTGACGAACATGCTCAAGGGGTTCATGCCGCTGAAATAGATGTTTTATTTGAATTATCTGATGGGAAAACAAAGGATGAATTCTTTGAAGAAGTACGAGAAACTTTAAGTATTATTCCTGGCGTAAATATTACTTTGGGTCAGCCAATAGGACACCGTATAGATCACATGCTATCTGGAACAAGGGCTAATATTGCTATCAAAATTTTTGGCGAGGATCTTTCTGAGCTTTTTACTATAGGTAAGAAGGTAGAGTCCGCCATAGGGGATATTGTGGGTATTGCAGATTTAGCTGTGGATCAACAAATAGAAGTTCCTCAACTAAAAATCGTTCCAAATAGGCAAATGCTTTCAGCTTATGGGCTTACCATGACAGATTTTTTAACGCAGATGGATATCGCCCTTGCAGGAGAAAAAGCAGGGAATATTTTTGAGGGACAAAAATACCATGATTTGATTGTCCGTTTGGATAAAAAATCTCGTGATGAACAAAGTGAATTTGAATCCGTTCCTATTTTTCTTCCCGATGGAAATTATATCAATTTAGGACAAATAGCAGAAATTAAGTCTATTAGTAGTCCAGTTTCTGTGTCGAGAGAAAATATTCAGAGAAAAATAGTGGTTTCGGCTAATGTTCAGAATCGAGATCTCAAGTCGGTAGTAGAAGAAATTCGAACCACCATACAAAGTGAGATTGAATTGCCTAAGAACTACAGAATAGAATATGGTGGACAGTTTGAGAGTGAAGCTAAAGCCTCGCAAATGCTTACTTTAACTGCTATTTTAGCTGTTCTAATTATTTTGTTTCTTCTTTATTATGAGTTTCAGAATATTAAACTGGCACTTATTGTTTTACTCAATTTACCCCTTTCTTTGATTGGAGGAATTCTCATTATTTATTTCAATTCTGGAATTGTAGATATTGCTGCCACCATAGGTTTTATTAGCCTTTTTGGAATTGCCACTAGAAATGGGATTCTATTGGTTTCTAAATATGAAGAGTTGAAAAAATCGGGTATGAGAAACAAAGAACTTATCATAAAAGGAGCATTAGATAGGCTCAATCCTATTCTGATGACCACTTTTACCACAGGATTGGCTTTGATTCCGCTTGCACTAAAAGCGGGTGAAGCAGGAAATGAAATTCAAAGTCCTATGGCCATTGTCATTTTAGGAGGATTGATGTCCTCTACAATTCTCAATCTTTTGGTAGTTCCTGTGGTATATTCCATTTGGAAACCGAAAGTAGTATAA
- a CDS encoding efflux RND transporter periplasmic adaptor subunit encodes MKKFIILMFILSWSCQETNNTSHTTGAHNHETPSISQTIWTENLEFFVEFPALTVGEDAKFAAHFTHAKDHKPIKNGKLTVQLLSGEAKIEHSVQMSSSAGIYMPFIVPKSKGIYDLKFIFEYDDEVEEILIPKLEVFGNQDDAAHATLPHQEEGSIPFLKEQAWKMDFHVEKVSKDLIYEVIPSYGTWKHSSINEQAILANAKGVLQFSKPNLVPGAFVKKGSILFKIGSKGLSQNSVKLAYQKASIEFEKANSKYQRGKVLFENEIISKAQWETIKESYFLAKNNFETLSNDYQKGGKVVRAPFSGFIHKILEENGSFVNEGASIINMANHDGEILEVLVGQNKANKLNNLVGIAYKCNTNEWEHIFQKSGNILGINYGVSSEKPNISISAIPLEHHFVSIGSMVEAQVLVGDGKPQIVVPKSALLEDYGQFSVMVQKTGESFEKRLVKIGAINGRKVAVLEGLEEGEKVVDKGAYQVKMSAMSGKAPAHGHSH; translated from the coding sequence ATGAAAAAATTTATTATACTGATGTTTATACTTTCTTGGTCTTGTCAAGAAACAAATAATACATCGCATACTACTGGAGCGCATAATCATGAAACACCCTCTATTTCTCAAACTATTTGGACGGAGAACCTAGAGTTTTTTGTAGAATTTCCTGCTTTAACGGTGGGGGAAGATGCTAAATTTGCGGCACATTTTACCCATGCAAAAGACCATAAACCAATCAAAAATGGGAAACTCACCGTACAGTTGCTTTCGGGTGAAGCAAAAATTGAACACAGTGTACAAATGTCTTCATCAGCGGGGATTTATATGCCTTTTATTGTTCCAAAATCAAAAGGAATTTATGATCTAAAATTCATTTTTGAATATGATGATGAAGTTGAAGAAATTCTTATTCCAAAACTTGAGGTTTTTGGCAATCAGGACGATGCGGCTCATGCAACACTACCTCATCAAGAGGAAGGTTCAATTCCATTTTTAAAAGAACAAGCTTGGAAAATGGATTTTCATGTCGAAAAAGTTTCCAAAGATTTGATTTATGAAGTGATACCAAGTTATGGAACTTGGAAACACAGTAGTATCAATGAACAAGCTATTTTGGCAAATGCCAAAGGTGTACTTCAATTTTCTAAACCCAATCTTGTTCCTGGAGCTTTTGTGAAAAAAGGGAGTATTCTTTTCAAAATTGGAAGTAAAGGTCTTTCGCAGAATAGTGTAAAACTGGCTTATCAAAAAGCCTCGATAGAATTTGAAAAAGCAAACTCTAAATACCAAAGAGGGAAGGTTTTGTTTGAAAACGAAATTATTTCAAAAGCACAATGGGAGACTATTAAAGAATCCTATTTTCTGGCAAAGAATAATTTTGAAACCCTCTCCAATGATTATCAAAAAGGAGGTAAAGTGGTGAGAGCACCTTTTAGTGGATTTATTCATAAGATTTTGGAGGAAAATGGTTCATTTGTCAATGAAGGAGCGTCTATTATCAATATGGCTAACCATGACGGTGAAATATTAGAAGTTTTGGTGGGGCAAAATAAAGCAAATAAGCTAAACAATTTAGTAGGAATTGCTTATAAATGCAATACGAATGAATGGGAACATATTTTTCAAAAATCTGGAAATATCCTTGGGATAAACTATGGTGTTTCATCAGAGAAACCCAATATTAGCATATCGGCAATTCCTTTAGAGCATCATTTTGTATCTATAGGTTCTATGGTAGAAGCTCAAGTACTGGTGGGGGATGGTAAACCTCAAATAGTGGTTCCAAAATCAGCACTTTTAGAAGATTATGGACAGTTTTCAGTAATGGTACAGAAAACGGGAGAAAGTTTTGAAAAAAGATTAGTGAAGATAGGTGCTATAAACGGTCGAAAAGTTGCTGTTTTAGAAGGTCTTGAAGAAGGAGAGAAGGTAGTGGACAAAGGAGCATATCAAGTAAAAATGTCTGCGATGTCTGGAAAAGCACCCGCTCATGGTCATTCACATTAA
- a CDS encoding TolC family protein, which yields MKIIQIIGFYLLFTAPIFAQSDLQILLETIEKNNKTLAVMKNKNEAYILQKQSENKLTDLSISYYYLPYGVFTSPNYSEFQIGQEFDFPTAFLGKKKWLDSHRELAHNSFSFHKVAVFKKAIQLYRKWQILAKKKDLLATVFNQVKEINTITKSLYKQGEKSLLDLERAKMVVLQEQYKMDQIDLLLLDVQRRIQVLNGNKEISLKRNQEAETVYPTLNYKDLWNERRVKDPFFDRSESQIKLAQQDLKRTKQDVLPKITLGFNSQGYEGERYHGLFAGLRVPLWSASSKVKQAKVRLISIEKEQDFIVEERKSQLKQDFESYQKILKRYRDFKSLFANLKSLKMLQKAYQLGEMNFSEYYLQLSFYQNQLNQMIDMELELAEKHTELTFFTDNTN from the coding sequence ATGAAAATTATCCAAATCATTGGGTTTTATTTGTTGTTTACTGCTCCCATTTTTGCTCAGAGTGATTTGCAAATCTTATTGGAGACTATTGAAAAAAACAATAAAACCTTGGCTGTGATGAAAAACAAAAACGAAGCTTATATACTTCAAAAACAGTCAGAAAATAAACTTACAGATTTATCTATTTCCTATTACTATTTACCTTACGGAGTCTTTACATCTCCAAACTATTCTGAATTTCAAATAGGGCAAGAATTTGATTTCCCAACGGCATTTTTGGGAAAGAAAAAATGGCTAGATTCCCATAGAGAACTTGCTCATAACAGTTTTTCTTTTCATAAAGTAGCTGTGTTCAAAAAGGCAATTCAACTTTATAGAAAATGGCAAATATTGGCAAAAAAGAAAGATCTACTTGCCACTGTTTTCAATCAAGTTAAAGAAATCAATACGATCACAAAAAGCCTTTACAAACAGGGAGAAAAGAGCCTGTTAGACTTAGAGAGAGCCAAAATGGTGGTATTGCAAGAGCAATATAAGATGGATCAGATAGATCTTCTGTTGCTTGATGTTCAGAGAAGAATTCAAGTTTTGAATGGGAACAAAGAAATTTCTTTAAAGAGAAACCAAGAAGCCGAAACTGTTTATCCCACACTGAATTATAAGGATTTGTGGAATGAAAGGCGAGTGAAAGATCCCTTTTTTGATAGAAGTGAAAGCCAGATAAAATTGGCGCAGCAAGATTTAAAAAGAACGAAGCAAGACGTATTGCCCAAAATTACTTTAGGGTTTAATTCTCAAGGTTATGAAGGAGAACGTTATCATGGACTATTTGCTGGTTTACGAGTTCCTTTATGGTCTGCCTCCTCAAAGGTAAAACAAGCGAAAGTTCGTTTGATTAGCATTGAAAAAGAGCAGGATTTTATAGTGGAAGAACGAAAATCACAACTAAAGCAAGATTTTGAATCCTACCAAAAGATTTTGAAACGATATAGGGATTTTAAATCGCTATTTGCTAATCTAAAATCTTTAAAAATGCTTCAAAAGGCCTATCAACTGGGTGAAATGAATTTCTCTGAATATTATCTTCAGTTGTCTTTTTATCAAAATCAATTAAATCAAATGATTGATATGGAGCTTGAGCTGGCAGAAAAACACACGGAGCTCACTTTTTTTACTGATAACACAAACTAA